In Candidatus Polarisedimenticolia bacterium, one DNA window encodes the following:
- a CDS encoding FecR domain-containing protein — protein sequence MRRLIRASAAVLLTASILIPTTARGAADSAPSRAKIEAVQNQVETRQGAGGAWSPSAVGQSLFDRDRVRTGAASRAAILYSDQTLHRIGEKSEVEIVPADAGKPSLLQILSGKHYFSSRTPKDYGRIETPTVTAAIRGTEFAIEVAEDSTTTITMVEGVVLASNEAGSLEVRKGEQAYVERGKAPVKRILVKPRDAVAWALYYPPVLGGSDADAGKPLAKAAHMLSEGQVEEARAAVGKARKEHPSDPVALALASVVELSMDHKEEAARLADEAMKADPKSPAAALAGSYAAQASFRIERARELAEKAAQLDPKSSVALARAAELRMAEGDIQGAKKAAEEAVRRTPGDARALTVLGFVELADFHTDEAEKSFDKAVAADGNFSLAHLGRGITRIRRGHVQAGREELQTAALLDPADSLLRSYLGKAYYEERRTTEAGKELAAAKDLDPSDPTPYLYDAIRKQNDNRPVEALGDLQESIDRNDRRGVYRSRLLLDEDRAVRGTDLARIYNDLGFEQLGLVTARRSADQDQANFSSHYFLSGNYRNVPFFAPAFLSEVLQARIYQPVSANAARPDAINESVSFNEYTALFDRPRPRAFAGVEARRTDTDLSELSPSDPSFIDPITLDESGSFSGDATGTLNGDRYAAALSYRKDRDEGFRVNSDAKNAVYRGFFEYSPGYRDSFQVNLLRGRRESGDLPLRQIPALEFPERFETEESNIGLGWHHLLTPANDLAVSAIYNKTEQSGGFIGSGITNTGTLKGPQLEVQDVWRTSRIAWIFGAGGFDGDVELSSPFGSDSGDDKFWNGYAYAKLRGMGPFEVTAGASVERVESPAGLIPPRDSNILPADVPFTETRVSPKLGVSWYARSKTTLRAAGFYRLSPNLGRLQTLEPTQVAGFNQFFEEPGGTRSRSWGAGVDQEFAKWLFGGASLLFRRLDIPEAYCTTEDPFSGCAFQLPTVIVHRDSRETLSSAYLNATLGKRFAAGVDYALRTEDFDSTRISPVGLFQDYIRTSKLRPQARFFLPNGFFAGGDATLYRQQVDQFDDLTSDSRNSVNARFWIGNVHVGYRFPRRFGSAILEAQNVSDREFDFYDRAIQDTVIPARTVSLRVNFTY from the coding sequence GTGCGACGCCTCATCCGGGCGTCCGCGGCCGTTCTCCTGACGGCATCGATCCTGATCCCGACGACGGCGCGGGGAGCCGCCGACTCGGCTCCGAGCCGGGCGAAGATCGAGGCCGTGCAGAACCAGGTCGAGACGCGTCAAGGCGCGGGCGGGGCCTGGTCCCCCTCCGCGGTCGGACAGAGCCTCTTCGATCGCGATCGGGTGCGCACCGGAGCCGCCAGCCGCGCCGCGATCCTCTACTCCGATCAGACCCTCCACCGGATCGGCGAGAAGAGCGAGGTCGAGATCGTCCCGGCCGACGCCGGAAAGCCCTCCTTGCTCCAGATCCTCTCCGGCAAGCACTACTTCTCCAGCCGCACCCCGAAGGACTACGGGCGCATCGAGACCCCGACCGTCACGGCGGCCATCCGCGGGACGGAATTCGCCATCGAGGTCGCCGAGGACTCCACCACCACCATCACCATGGTGGAAGGAGTGGTCCTGGCATCGAATGAAGCAGGGAGCCTCGAGGTCCGCAAAGGGGAGCAGGCCTACGTCGAGCGCGGCAAGGCGCCGGTCAAGCGAATCCTGGTGAAGCCGCGCGACGCGGTGGCTTGGGCGCTCTACTATCCGCCGGTGCTCGGCGGCAGCGACGCCGACGCCGGGAAGCCCCTGGCGAAAGCGGCCCACATGCTCTCGGAAGGACAGGTCGAGGAAGCGCGCGCCGCCGTCGGCAAGGCGCGCAAGGAGCACCCCTCCGATCCGGTGGCGCTGGCTCTCGCCTCGGTCGTCGAGCTTTCGATGGATCACAAGGAAGAGGCGGCGCGCCTGGCGGACGAGGCGATGAAAGCCGACCCTAAGTCTCCCGCCGCGGCGCTGGCGGGCTCGTATGCCGCGCAAGCCTCGTTCCGCATCGAGCGCGCCAGAGAGCTCGCCGAAAAAGCGGCCCAGCTCGATCCCAAAAGCTCCGTGGCGCTGGCCCGCGCCGCCGAGCTGCGCATGGCGGAAGGAGACATCCAGGGAGCGAAGAAGGCCGCCGAGGAGGCGGTGCGCCGCACGCCCGGCGACGCCCGCGCGCTCACCGTCCTGGGATTCGTCGAGCTGGCCGACTTCCACACTGACGAGGCCGAGAAGAGCTTCGACAAGGCGGTGGCGGCCGACGGCAACTTCTCGCTGGCCCATCTGGGCCGCGGCATCACCCGCATAAGGCGGGGACACGTGCAGGCCGGCCGCGAGGAGCTGCAGACGGCGGCGCTGCTCGACCCGGCCGATTCCCTGCTGCGCTCGTACCTGGGGAAGGCCTATTACGAGGAGCGGCGCACCACCGAAGCCGGCAAGGAGCTCGCCGCCGCCAAGGATCTGGATCCCTCCGATCCGACGCCCTATCTCTACGATGCCATCCGCAAGCAGAACGACAACCGCCCCGTGGAGGCGCTCGGGGACCTGCAGGAATCGATCGACCGCAACGATCGCCGCGGCGTGTACCGCTCGCGCCTGCTCCTGGACGAGGACCGCGCCGTGCGCGGAACCGACCTGGCGCGCATCTACAACGACCTCGGCTTCGAGCAGCTCGGGCTGGTCACGGCGCGGCGCAGCGCCGACCAGGACCAGGCCAACTTCTCCTCCCACTATTTCCTGTCGGGGAACTACCGCAACGTCCCCTTCTTCGCCCCCGCGTTCCTGAGCGAAGTCCTGCAGGCGCGCATCTACCAGCCGGTCTCCGCCAACGCGGCGCGGCCCGACGCGATCAACGAGAGCGTCTCGTTCAACGAGTACACGGCGCTGTTCGACCGGCCCCGCCCGCGCGCCTTCGCCGGGGTGGAAGCCCGCCGCACCGACACCGATCTCTCGGAGCTGTCCCCGAGCGACCCCTCCTTCATCGATCCGATCACGCTGGACGAGAGCGGCTCGTTCTCGGGCGACGCCACCGGCACGCTCAATGGCGATCGCTACGCCGCCGCGCTGAGCTACCGCAAGGATCGCGACGAAGGCTTCCGGGTGAACTCGGATGCCAAGAACGCCGTCTACCGCGGCTTCTTCGAGTACTCCCCCGGCTACCGCGACAGCTTCCAGGTGAATCTCCTGCGCGGCCGGCGCGAGTCGGGCGATCTGCCGCTGCGCCAGATTCCGGCGCTGGAGTTCCCCGAGCGCTTCGAAACCGAAGAGAGCAACATCGGGCTGGGCTGGCACCACCTCCTCACGCCCGCCAACGACCTGGCCGTCTCGGCGATCTACAACAAGACGGAGCAGAGCGGCGGCTTTATCGGCTCCGGAATCACCAACACGGGTACCTTGAAAGGGCCGCAGCTCGAGGTCCAGGACGTCTGGCGGACCTCGCGCATCGCCTGGATCTTCGGCGCGGGCGGGTTCGACGGCGACGTGGAGCTTTCGTCGCCCTTCGGCAGCGACAGCGGCGACGACAAGTTCTGGAACGGCTACGCCTACGCCAAGCTCCGCGGCATGGGGCCGTTCGAAGTGACCGCCGGAGCGTCCGTGGAGCGCGTCGAGTCGCCTGCCGGCCTGATCCCGCCGCGCGATTCGAACATCCTGCCCGCCGACGTCCCGTTCACCGAGACCCGCGTCAGCCCGAAGCTGGGCGTCTCCTGGTACGCGCGCTCGAAGACGACGCTGCGGGCCGCCGGCTTCTACCGCCTCAGCCCGAACCTCGGCCGCCTGCAGACGCTGGAGCCGACCCAGGTCGCCGGCTTCAACCAGTTCTTCGAGGAGCCCGGCGGCACCCGCTCCCGCTCCTGGGGGGCCGGCGTCGATCAGGAATTCGCCAAGTGGCTCTTCGGCGGCGCTTCGCTGCTCTTCCGCCGGCTCGACATCCCCGAGGCCTACTGCACCACCGAGGATCCGTTCAGCGGCTGCGCCTTCCAGCTCCCGACCGTCATCGTCCATCGCGACAGCCGGGAGACTCTCTCCAGCGCCTACCTGAACGCGACCCTGGGCAAGCGCTTCGCCGCCGGGGTGGACTACGCGCTGCGCACCGAGGATTTCGATTCCACGCGCATCAGCCCCGTCGGTCTGTTCCAGGACTACATCCGGACTTCGAAGCTGCGGCCCCAGGCGCGCTTCTTCCTGCCCAACGGCTTCTTCGCGGGCGGCGACGCGACCCTCTACCGCCAGCAGGTCGATCAGTTCGACGATCTCACCTCCGACAGCCGCAACTCGGTGAACGCGCGCTTCTGGATCGGCAACGTGCACGTCGGCTACCGCTTCCCGCGCCGCTTCGGCTCGGCGATCCTGGAGGCCCAGAACGTCAGCGACCGGGAATTCGACTTCTACGACCGGGCGATCCAGGACACGGTGATCCCGGCCCGCACCGTCTCCCTGCGGGTGAACTTCACCTACTGA